One window from the genome of Papilio machaon chromosome 6, ilPapMach1.1, whole genome shotgun sequence encodes:
- the LOC106709910 gene encoding UPF0728 protein C10orf53 homolog: protein MSLNYVRIYYGPYDAFHTVSHKPQKLRGLRDHLHKLGYRVDLVPVEFVNYCMLEMCGHEVFRCNIQNLLFNTPAELDPVCMRAVEAVVDASAKFLRARNYLWFWSLIDNQLFRRSEFAPKDHWPFDVDKDSYDTCMECTYCCGSLKKNKN from the exons aTGTCTCTTAATTATGTAAGGATTTACTATGGACCCTATGACGCATTTCACACTGTCTCTCACAAACCGCAAAAACTGAGAGGACTCAGag ATCACCTACACAAGCTGGGCTATCGCGTGGACCTAGTCCCAGTCGAATTCGTTAACTACTGTATGCTGGAGATGTGTGGCCATGAG GTATTTAGATGCAACATCCAGAACCTTTTATTCAACACGCCAGCGGAACTAGACCCGGTTTGCATGCGGGCTGTTGAGGCGGTGGTAGACGCTTCCGCCAAATTTCTACGCGCTAGGAACTACCTTTGGTTCTGGTCCCTTATAGACAACCAGCTGTTCAGGAGAAGCGAGTTCGCACCAAAAGACCATTGGCCTTTCGATGTGGACAAAGATAGCTACGATACGTGTATGGAATGCACCTACTGTTGCGGTagtttgaagaaaaataaaaattga